The genomic segment TCGTAGAGCAACGGCAGATCGTGCCCGTCGGCGAACGCGAGCAGCGCGAGCTGGAGATGGCGATTGACCGCCCAGGGTGTGGGGCGGAACGGGCGCGCGAGCGCCGAGCAGGCCGCCACGACCTCGCGCAGCAGCGGGGTCGGACGGTAGTAGAGCCGGGTGGAGTGCGGCGGGCCGACCGATGTCATGCCGGTAACCCGTTGCTATCCCGGTCGGAAGGTTTCGTCGATCCACCCCCGTGAGCGGGTGGTGGAGGCTACCTCGCTTATCTTCATCTTCCGAGGGATCAGGCCTTCGTGTCGTCCGTGATCTGTTGGTCCGCCTTCGGGCTCGCGAGCGACTTCGGCTCTTCGAGCCCCTTCTTGAACGCGCGGATCGACCGGCCGAGGCTCTCGCCCAGCTCGGGAAGTCTACTTGGGCCGAAGATGACGAGGACGACGACCAACACCACGAACAGATGCAACGGCTGAAAGAGCCCCTCAAGCATGACGCACTCCGTCGACGGGTTCCGGAACCACCGGAGAACGGAGCAATAGACGTCCGGACGCCCGCGCTGACGCGAGGCGCGATCCGGGACGGACGGTGTGGCAGGACGCTGCAAAG from the Deltaproteobacteria bacterium genome contains:
- the tatA gene encoding twin-arginine translocase TatA/TatE family subunit translates to MLEGLFQPLHLFVVLVVVLVIFGPSRLPELGESLGRSIRAFKKGLEEPKSLASPKADQQITDDTKA